A stretch of the Mycobacteroides immunogenum genome encodes the following:
- the acs gene encoding acetate--CoA ligase: MTETSIESDSYPPSPEFVATANATADLYQAAEEDRLGFWEQQAGRLHWHEPFGQVLDWSDPPFAKWFVGGKLNVAYNCVDRHVEAGNGDRVAIHWEGEPGDTRTITYAELLTQVSQAANYLTELGLVSGDRVAIYMPMLPEAIVAMLACARLGLMHSVVFAGFSAAALRARIDDAQAKLVITSDGQWRRGTAAPLKAGVDEALGGEPSSVEHVLVVRRTEIPVEWTDGRDLWWHETVEKAGTTHTAEPFDSEHPLFLLYTSGTTGKPKGIVHTSGGFLTQTSYTHFNIFDLKPETDVYWCTADIGWVTGHTYIVYGPLSNGATQVVYEGTPTSPNEHRHFEIIEKYGVTIYYIAPTLVRTFMKWGREIPFAHDLSSLRLLGSVGEPINPEAWRWYREVIGGNRAPIVDTWWQTETGSAMISPLPGVTDTKPGSAMRAVPGISAKIVDDDGNQLQPATGDEPVTGYLVLDKPWPSMLRGIWGDPERFKETYWSRYAEQGWYFAGDGARYDSDGAIWVLGRIDDVMNISGHRISTAEVESALVGHDGVAEAAVVGASDETTGQAIVAFVILKASHTVEGDELVSHLKAQVSKEISPIAKPREIHVVPELPKTRSGKIMRRLLRDVAEGRELGDTSTLVDPSVFEAIRASK; this comes from the coding sequence ATGACCGAAACCAGTATCGAGTCGGACAGCTATCCGCCGTCGCCGGAATTCGTGGCGACAGCGAATGCGACCGCCGACCTCTACCAGGCGGCCGAAGAAGACCGGCTCGGATTCTGGGAACAACAAGCGGGCCGCCTGCACTGGCACGAGCCCTTCGGTCAGGTCCTCGACTGGTCCGACCCACCGTTCGCGAAGTGGTTCGTGGGTGGCAAGCTCAACGTTGCCTACAACTGCGTCGACCGCCATGTGGAGGCCGGCAACGGCGACCGGGTGGCCATCCACTGGGAGGGCGAACCCGGCGACACCCGCACCATCACTTACGCGGAGCTGCTGACTCAGGTCAGCCAGGCGGCCAACTACCTGACCGAACTCGGCCTGGTCTCCGGCGACCGGGTGGCCATCTACATGCCGATGCTGCCCGAGGCCATCGTGGCGATGCTGGCGTGCGCCCGGCTGGGCCTGATGCACAGCGTCGTCTTTGCCGGATTTTCCGCGGCGGCGCTGCGGGCCCGCATCGATGACGCGCAGGCCAAACTGGTCATCACCTCCGACGGCCAGTGGCGCCGCGGCACCGCGGCACCCTTGAAGGCCGGTGTCGACGAGGCGCTGGGCGGCGAGCCGAGTTCCGTCGAGCACGTTCTGGTGGTGCGCCGCACCGAGATTCCGGTCGAATGGACCGACGGCCGGGACCTGTGGTGGCACGAGACGGTGGAGAAGGCCGGCACCACACACACCGCTGAGCCCTTCGATTCCGAGCATCCCCTGTTCCTGCTGTACACCTCGGGGACCACCGGCAAGCCCAAGGGCATTGTGCACACCTCGGGCGGGTTCCTGACCCAGACCTCATACACCCACTTCAACATCTTCGACCTCAAGCCCGAGACCGATGTGTATTGGTGCACAGCCGATATCGGCTGGGTCACCGGCCACACCTACATCGTCTACGGACCACTCTCCAACGGCGCCACCCAGGTGGTGTACGAGGGCACACCCACCTCACCGAACGAGCACCGGCATTTCGAGATCATCGAAAAGTACGGCGTCACCATCTATTACATCGCCCCCACCCTGGTGCGGACGTTCATGAAGTGGGGCCGCGAGATCCCGTTCGCACACGATCTGTCCAGCCTGCGGCTGCTCGGCAGTGTCGGCGAGCCGATCAACCCCGAGGCGTGGCGCTGGTACCGCGAGGTCATCGGCGGCAACCGTGCACCCATCGTCGATACCTGGTGGCAGACCGAAACCGGCTCGGCGATGATCTCCCCGCTGCCCGGTGTCACCGACACCAAGCCCGGCTCGGCCATGCGCGCCGTACCCGGCATCTCCGCGAAAATCGTTGACGACGACGGCAATCAGCTGCAGCCGGCAACCGGCGATGAGCCGGTCACCGGCTACCTGGTGCTGGACAAGCCATGGCCGTCCATGCTGCGCGGCATCTGGGGCGACCCGGAGCGATTCAAGGAGACCTACTGGTCCCGCTACGCCGAACAGGGCTGGTACTTCGCCGGCGACGGCGCGCGCTACGACAGCGACGGCGCCATCTGGGTGCTGGGCCGCATCGACGACGTCATGAACATCTCCGGGCACCGCATCTCCACCGCCGAGGTGGAATCCGCGCTCGTCGGACACGACGGGGTGGCTGAGGCTGCCGTCGTCGGCGCCTCCGATGAGACAACCGGCCAGGCCATCGTCGCGTTCGTGATCCTGAAGGCCAGCCACACGGTCGAGGGCGATGAACTCGTCTCACACCTGAAAGCTCAGGTTTCCAAGGAGATTTCGCCGATTGCCAAGCCCCGCGAGATTCACGTGGTGCCGGAGCTGCCCAAGACCCGCAGCGGCAAGATCATGCGGCGGCTGCTGCGCGACGTGGCCGAGGGACGCGAGCTGGGTGACACCTCCACGCTGGTCGATCCGAGCGTGTTCGAGGCCATCAGGGCCAGCAAGTAG
- the marP gene encoding acid resistance serine protease MarP: MSLNPSQWLDIGVIAVAFIAAVSGWRSGALGSLMSFVGVILGAVAGIMLAPHVVANIEGSRTKLFASLLLILVLVVIGEVAGVVLGRAMRGAIRNRVLRTGDSVVGVVLQVAAVLVAAWLLSIPMQSSNQPNISAAARDSKVLSQVDKYAPDQLRKVPNDLSKLLDTSGLPSVLQPFGKTPIAAVDAPDPVLADGPVVRGAEPSVVKIKGIARSCQKSLEGTGFVIAPHRVMSNAHVVAGTNSVTVESAGQTFDATVVSYDPNADISILAVPDMPATPLVFASKPAKTGDDAIVLGYPGGGNYKASPARVREIIELNGPDIYRSTTVTREVYTVRGSVLQGNSGGPLVDTEGRVLGVVFGAAIDDDDTGFALTAKQVKDQLVKAELADSVATGSCISAPEASKSPEQPVNGPQSPAPSKAP, from the coding sequence ATGAGTCTGAATCCATCGCAGTGGCTCGATATCGGCGTCATCGCCGTCGCTTTCATCGCCGCCGTGTCCGGATGGCGTTCCGGCGCGTTGGGCTCCCTCATGTCCTTCGTGGGGGTCATTCTCGGTGCGGTGGCCGGCATCATGTTGGCACCGCATGTGGTGGCCAACATCGAGGGCTCGCGCACCAAGCTGTTCGCCTCGCTGCTCCTCATCCTGGTGCTGGTGGTCATCGGTGAGGTCGCCGGTGTGGTGTTGGGCCGCGCCATGCGCGGTGCCATCAGAAATCGCGTGTTACGCACCGGCGACTCGGTGGTGGGGGTGGTACTGCAGGTGGCCGCCGTGCTGGTGGCCGCATGGCTGCTCTCCATCCCGATGCAAAGTTCCAATCAGCCGAATATCTCTGCGGCAGCGCGGGATTCGAAGGTACTGAGTCAGGTCGACAAGTACGCGCCCGATCAGCTGCGCAAGGTGCCCAACGACCTGTCGAAGCTGCTGGACACCTCCGGCCTGCCCAGCGTGTTACAGCCGTTCGGCAAGACACCCATCGCCGCGGTGGACGCTCCCGACCCGGTGCTGGCCGACGGCCCGGTGGTGCGTGGCGCCGAACCAAGTGTCGTCAAGATCAAGGGCATCGCGCGTAGCTGCCAAAAATCGCTGGAGGGCACCGGATTCGTCATCGCGCCGCACCGGGTGATGTCGAACGCACATGTCGTGGCCGGCACCAACAGCGTCACCGTCGAGTCGGCGGGACAGACCTTCGATGCCACGGTGGTGTCCTACGACCCGAACGCCGACATCTCGATCCTGGCGGTGCCCGATATGCCCGCGACGCCGCTGGTTTTCGCGTCCAAGCCCGCCAAGACCGGTGACGACGCGATCGTCCTGGGCTACCCGGGCGGCGGAAACTACAAGGCCTCTCCGGCGCGGGTGCGCGAGATCATCGAACTCAATGGCCCCGATATCTATCGTTCCACCACGGTCACCCGCGAGGTGTACACCGTCAGGGGTTCGGTGCTGCAGGGCAATTCGGGTGGGCCGCTGGTCGACACGGAGGGCCGCGTGCTCGGCGTGGTCTTCGGTGCGGCGATCGATGATGACGACACCGGCTTCGCGCTCACCGCCAAACAGGTGAAGGATCAGCTGGTCAAGGCGGAGCTCGCGGATTCGGTCGCCACCGGCAGCTGCATCTCCGCGCCCGAGGCCAGCAAGTCGCCCGAGCAGCCCGTCAACGGGCCGCAGTCACCGGCGCCCAGTAAAGCGCCGTAG
- a CDS encoding peptide ABC transporter substrate-binding protein encodes MRLRRLAIALLVSVAAILPAGCGDLVTPAPPGYFSMYITEPEHTLVPGNTTENQGGRILRSLFTALVEFNNETAAVEYTGVAESITSHDNINWTIKLKPGWTFHNGEPVTAQSYVDAWNYTALSTNAQGSSSFLANVDGFDDLQGDPKNKIPPKATQLRGLHVVDDVTFTVRLNTPFAIYPMTLGYTAFLPLPKAFFQDPVKFGVHPIGNGPFKADGDWVRGVGFTLSRYDQYGGEKKAKAKGLIWRVYTEGLTAYTDMQAGALDIQLDLPDAAYENARAEFGSAFLERPRPDITSLGFPMYDPRYRDVRVRQAISMAIDREAITQVIFSGTRTPATSYGSAVVYGYRKGACGKLCELHVDEANKLLDDAHFDRSKPIELWYSSSSTGALGWVQAIGNQLQSNLKVPYLLKSLPWSQFLPLQDSKGMTGPFRSGWVMDYPSIYNFLESLYGTVALPPNGSNYVFYSNPEFDELLRQGNNQPTVELATKAYQKAEDLLFKDLPAAPLFYEVNQAVHSKRVRNVKIGIQDCIEYADVEVVQ; translated from the coding sequence ATGAGGTTGCGCCGGCTGGCCATCGCGTTGCTTGTCAGCGTCGCCGCGATCCTGCCCGCCGGCTGTGGCGACCTGGTGACCCCGGCGCCTCCGGGCTACTTCAGCATGTACATCACCGAGCCCGAACACACCCTGGTGCCGGGAAACACCACAGAAAATCAGGGTGGTCGAATCCTGCGCTCGCTATTCACCGCACTGGTCGAGTTCAACAACGAGACCGCTGCCGTGGAGTACACCGGTGTGGCCGAATCGATCACCAGTCACGACAACATCAACTGGACCATCAAGCTCAAGCCGGGATGGACCTTCCATAACGGTGAACCGGTCACCGCACAGTCCTACGTGGACGCTTGGAATTACACCGCGCTGAGCACCAACGCGCAGGGGTCGTCGAGCTTCCTCGCCAACGTCGACGGGTTCGATGATCTGCAAGGGGATCCGAAGAACAAGATTCCGCCAAAGGCCACGCAGCTGCGTGGACTGCACGTGGTGGACGACGTGACGTTCACGGTGCGGCTGAACACGCCGTTCGCGATTTATCCGATGACGTTGGGGTACACCGCATTCCTGCCCCTGCCCAAAGCGTTCTTCCAGGACCCGGTCAAGTTCGGTGTGCATCCCATCGGTAATGGCCCGTTCAAGGCCGACGGTGATTGGGTGCGCGGTGTCGGGTTCACACTCAGTCGGTACGACCAGTACGGCGGCGAGAAGAAGGCCAAGGCCAAGGGCTTGATCTGGCGGGTGTACACCGAGGGCCTGACCGCCTACACCGATATGCAGGCCGGCGCGCTGGATATTCAATTGGACCTGCCCGATGCGGCGTATGAGAACGCCAGGGCCGAATTCGGATCGGCATTCCTGGAGCGTCCCCGACCGGACATCACCTCACTGGGCTTCCCGATGTACGACCCGCGGTATCGCGATGTGCGTGTGCGGCAGGCGATTTCCATGGCCATCGATCGCGAGGCGATCACTCAGGTGATCTTCTCCGGTACCCGCACACCCGCCACCTCGTACGGCTCGGCGGTGGTCTACGGGTACCGCAAGGGGGCCTGCGGCAAGCTGTGCGAGTTGCATGTAGACGAGGCCAACAAGCTGCTCGACGATGCGCATTTCGATCGGAGCAAGCCGATTGAGCTCTGGTACAGCTCGTCCAGCACCGGTGCGTTGGGGTGGGTGCAGGCCATCGGCAATCAGTTGCAGTCCAACCTGAAGGTGCCGTACCTGCTCAAGAGCCTGCCCTGGTCGCAGTTCTTGCCGCTACAGGACAGCAAGGGGATGACGGGGCCGTTCCGGTCTGGCTGGGTGATGGACTACCCATCGATCTACAACTTCCTGGAATCGCTGTACGGCACGGTGGCCTTGCCCCCGAACGGCTCCAACTACGTGTTCTACAGCAACCCGGAATTCGACGAACTGCTACGGCAGGGCAACAACCAGCCGACGGTGGAACTCGCCACCAAGGCGTATCAAAAGGCAGAAGATCTGTTGTTCAAGGACCTTCCGGCCGCGCCGCTGTTCTATGAGGTCAATCAGGCGGTTCATTCCAAGCGGGTGCGCAACGTCAAGATCGGCATTCAGGACTGTATCGAGTACGCCGATGTGGAGGTGGTGCAATGA
- a CDS encoding alpha/beta fold hydrolase codes for MLFDQTARHPDPSVVRIVGPWRHYDVHANGIRFHVVEAETPGTPAVAVTSRPLVLLLHGFGSFWWSWRHQLGALPDARVVAVDLRGYGGSDKPPRGYDGWTLAGDTAGLIRALGHTSATLVGHAEGGLVCWATANLHPRLVNAIAVVSSPHPIALRTSTFRGTGQGGALLPSLMRYQVPILPERTLTRHHGAELERLVRLRAGTSWTSTEDFADTLKHLRTAISIPGVAHCALEYQRWAVRSQLRSEGWRFMRSMNRELAVPVLHMRGESDPYVLADPVHRSLPYAPNGQFVALRGVGHYGHEEDPTTVNEQLRRFTGRR; via the coding sequence ATGCTGTTTGACCAAACCGCCCGGCATCCCGACCCGTCGGTGGTCCGCATCGTCGGCCCCTGGCGCCACTACGACGTCCATGCCAACGGAATTCGATTCCACGTGGTGGAAGCCGAGACCCCCGGCACACCGGCCGTCGCCGTCACCAGTAGACCGCTGGTGCTGCTGCTGCACGGGTTTGGCTCCTTCTGGTGGTCGTGGCGCCATCAACTCGGCGCACTCCCCGATGCCCGGGTGGTGGCGGTCGATCTACGCGGCTACGGGGGCAGTGATAAACCTCCGCGCGGATACGACGGCTGGACCTTGGCCGGCGATACCGCCGGATTGATTCGCGCCCTGGGCCACACCTCGGCCACTCTGGTCGGACATGCCGAGGGCGGGCTGGTCTGCTGGGCCACCGCCAACCTGCATCCACGCCTCGTCAATGCGATCGCCGTGGTCAGCTCGCCGCACCCGATCGCCTTGCGCACCTCAACATTCCGCGGCACCGGGCAAGGCGGAGCGCTGCTGCCCTCGCTGATGCGCTATCAGGTGCCGATCCTGCCCGAGCGCACCTTGACCCGCCATCACGGCGCCGAGCTTGAACGCCTGGTGCGCCTGCGCGCGGGCACCTCGTGGACCAGCACCGAAGACTTCGCCGACACCCTCAAGCATCTGCGCACCGCCATCTCGATTCCCGGTGTGGCGCACTGTGCGCTGGAATACCAGCGCTGGGCCGTGCGCAGCCAACTACGTAGCGAAGGTTGGCGTTTCATGCGATCCATGAACCGCGAGCTAGCGGTACCCGTGCTGCATATGCGCGGCGAGTCGGATCCGTACGTGCTCGCCGACCCGGTCCATCGCTCGCTGCCCTACGCGCCCAACGGTCAGTTCGTCGCGTTACGGGGAGTAGGTCACTACGGGCACGAGGAAGACCCCACCACCGTCAACGAGCAACTACGGCGCTTTACTGGGCGCCGGTGA
- a CDS encoding phage holin family protein — protein MSSPGSRNYRTDSNGVPITVAAIPLSDPNATGTGEPTIGNLVRDATTQVSALVRAEVELARAEVIRDVKKGVAGSIFFIAALVVLFYSTFFFFFFAAEVLKIWLPAWAAYLIIFAAMVFVAVLAVLVGYLQVRRIRGPQATIESVKETASVFSREDDAPAATKAIKPADPSGW, from the coding sequence GTGAGCAGCCCTGGAAGCCGCAACTACCGCACGGACAGCAATGGCGTTCCGATCACCGTCGCCGCCATCCCACTATCCGATCCGAACGCGACCGGCACCGGCGAACCCACCATCGGCAATCTCGTCCGTGACGCCACCACCCAGGTTTCCGCCCTGGTACGCGCCGAGGTAGAACTCGCTCGCGCCGAGGTCATCCGGGACGTCAAGAAGGGCGTGGCCGGCAGCATCTTCTTCATCGCGGCGCTCGTGGTGCTGTTCTACTCAACGTTCTTCTTCTTCTTTTTCGCCGCCGAGGTGCTCAAGATCTGGCTACCCGCCTGGGCCGCCTACCTGATCATCTTCGCCGCGATGGTGTTCGTCGCGGTGCTGGCGGTGCTAGTCGGCTATCTCCAAGTCAGGCGCATCCGCGGGCCGCAGGCCACCATCGAGAGCGTCAAAGAGACAGCAAGCGTCTTCAGCCGCGAGGACGACGCACCGGCGGCCACCAAGGCCATCAAGCCCGCAGATCCGTCGGGCTGGTAA
- a CDS encoding chymotrypsin family serine protease: protein MRYVLPVLMVLFGLVAGVIPAAAAPAAGADDKVPMGGGAGLIINGDTLCTLTTIGHDNKGNLVGFTSAHCGGAGSQVASEDFPKKGVLGKFVNGNEQYDYATIQFDPDKVSPVSTYKGFTIAGIGPDPQPGDIACKLGRTTGDSCGVTFGAGAEPGTFLNQVCGQPGDSGAPVTVNGQLVGMIHGAATKLPVCVIKYIPLHTPTTTYSINTVLADINAKNRTAGVGFTPVG, encoded by the coding sequence ATGCGGTACGTATTGCCGGTCCTGATGGTGCTGTTTGGCCTCGTCGCGGGTGTGATTCCGGCCGCCGCGGCTCCTGCGGCCGGCGCCGATGACAAAGTGCCGATGGGCGGCGGCGCCGGGTTGATCATCAACGGCGACACCCTGTGCACACTGACCACCATCGGTCACGACAACAAGGGCAATCTGGTGGGCTTCACCTCCGCGCACTGCGGCGGGGCCGGATCACAGGTGGCTTCCGAGGACTTCCCCAAGAAGGGTGTGCTCGGGAAGTTCGTCAACGGAAATGAACAGTACGACTACGCGACCATCCAGTTCGATCCGGACAAGGTGTCACCGGTGTCCACCTACAAGGGTTTCACCATCGCCGGAATCGGGCCGGACCCTCAGCCCGGTGATATCGCGTGCAAGCTGGGACGCACCACCGGCGACTCGTGTGGGGTGACATTCGGCGCCGGCGCGGAGCCCGGCACCTTCCTCAACCAGGTATGCGGTCAGCCGGGTGACTCGGGAGCGCCGGTCACCGTGAACGGACAACTGGTGGGCATGATCCACGGCGCGGCGACCAAGCTGCCCGTCTGCGTCATCAAGTACATCCCGTTGCACACGCCCACCACCACGTACTCGATCAATACCGTGTTGGCTGACATCAACGCCAAGAACCGCACCGCGGGGGTGGGTTTCACTCCGGTCGGCTAG